In Acidimicrobiia bacterium, the genomic stretch CGTGCACCACTACTTCCAACCGGTGCGGTGGTCGCAGGCCGCGCCCGTGCCCGTCGCCTACGTCGTGAACGAACGTGATCGCCCGATCCCGACCGCGACGCAGGAGCAGATGCTCACGCACCTGCCGCAGCAACCGACCGTGTTCCGGCTCGACACCGGCCACCTGCCCGCGGTCACGGCTCCGGAGCAGTTCGCCGCGCTCGTTGCGACCGCCACGAACGCGATGGTGTGACGCCGGACACGTTGTCATCCGGATCTCAGCGACCCGTCATGCGGATGTCGCCTGCATGACTCCCGACCGCAACGGCGGTTGACGATGCTGACGGTGATCGATCGCACCCCCCCTCGGCGATCTGGAGCACCTGATGAACTACGACGCGTACAGCTTCGTCCTGCAACGCCGCGTGAACCTGCCGCTCACCGCGGTGCAACGCGGTCTCGCCGACCGCGCACCCTTGGTTGCGTCCCGGCGACTCGACCTCGGCGACACCGGTTCGGTCGTGCTGCGCGAGCCGTTGCAGCCGGTTCCGCCGTTCAGCCGCTACCAGGCGCAGCCGACGTGGTGCGGCCGCGCGACCGCACTCTCGCCACGCGGGAGCACCGTTGCGAACGTCGACATCGAAGTGTCGATGTGGTCGCCGGAAGCGACGTGCGTCACCGTGCGACCGGTCGCGCGCCATCCGGAGCGCTGGTCGCGCCGACGCGTCCGCCGTTACTTCGCGCTCGCGCACGAGACGGCCGACACCGTGGGCGCGGTACTCGTCGACCGTGCGGCGCGCCGCGAGACATCAGCCGCGCCCGATCGTGTGGTCGTGCGCGCCTGAGGCGCAAGAAGCGAGGAAAAGTGGGCCGCGCGCGGGATCCGCGTGTGGGGTCGCGTACCACCGCGCGCAGCCCACGCCGACCCTAGCCTTTCGCCGCGCGCGTCGGCGCCGGCGCCCTCAGGTCGAACCCAGCCGACTCACCGGGCGCGCGGTCGGGTCGATCAGAGCCGCGCGAAGACGCGTGCCGCGCCGACGAGATCGTCGGCGAGCCGACGATCGCCTTCGATCTCGATGTCGAGCTCGTCCGACTCGAGCCGCTCGCTGAGCGCCGGCACCACTCGACCGCCGACAACGTGATCGCAACGTCAGGCGTACCGACGTCGCCGCCGACCCTCATCGGCACCGTCCACGTGCCACCGCCCGGACCGGTGAGCTCGATGCGCGCCGTACGACCCGCACGGTCGCGGCCGCTCGCGGCCAACGCGGAAGGCACCATCGTCGTCGAGCCCACGGCCATCGTGTGCAGCGCGGCCGCCGACGGCGTGTCGAGCGGCCGGCCGATCGCGCGCCGGATGTCGTCGGTGTGCGTCCAGATCTCGAACGCGCTGACGAGGACCGCGAGCTCCGTGCGCGTGCGCGACGTGAACCACTGCCGCGTCGGGGTGCGCGGCGATGAAGCGCTCGACGGCATCCGTCTCGTCGACATCGCACGCGTCGAGCGCGAAGGCGGCGACGATCTCGTCGAATTCCTCGCGGTTGTTCAGATCCACTGGTCGACTCCATTTCCCTCGAGGGCGGCCGCGATCCGTGCGAGTCCGAGGCGCAGGCGAGACCTCGCCGTGCCCTCGGGAATCCCGAGCTCGATTGCCACCTGCCCATATGTCGTCCCCCCGAAGGACGCCAGCCTGATCGCTTCCGCCTGCTCCGGCCGGTAGGCGCTCGACTTCCGCGCGCACCCGCTCCGCCGTCGCGAGCGCGCTCACCATCGCTTCCACCGGAAACCCCGCCCGGTCGGTACCGGAAGGCGTGTGCCCCCGGCCGTCAACCCCGCGTTGGCGCTCATCAGACACTCGTTCGCAGCGCGACCCGCCTTGGATCAATTCTGGTGGGCGTTTTCCTCCACGAGCTCGCCGCGGCGCGTGAGGAGGAGCAGCCAGGCGAGTGCGGGGGCGACCACGAGCAGCCCGACCACCACCGCGCCGAGCAACGCCTCGAGGGTCGCGTGCGCGCCCTGCCCGGCGGTGATCGTGAGCCGGCCGACGATGAGGTACGGGTACTGACCCGCGGCCCAGCCCCAGAGCACGGCGACGACCGCGAGCGCGGCCGAGAGGCGCGCGATGCCGAACTGCCGTGCGCGCACCAACGCGAGCGTGCCCAACCCGCCCGCGACCGAGAGCAGCAAGAACGGAAGCGCGCGACCGGTCAGGTGATGGAAGAGGTGGCGCGCGTCCGCGTGCAACACGACGACACCGACCGCGGCGACGACGCCTGCGACCACACCCGCGCCGATCGCGCGGCGCGCGAAGTAGTCGGTGAGATCCGCGCGGCCGCGCGCGGCGGCATCGGCGCTGAGGTACACGGCGGCGAGGAACGCACAGACGACGACGGCCATCGCGCCGCCCAGCATCGATGTCGGGTTCACCCAGCTGCGGAGGAGAGAACCGGTGCCGGTCGCGGGCACGCGTCCCGACGCGACGCCGCCGACGACCGCGCCGAGGAAGAACGGCGTGAGCACCGACGACAGCGCGAACACCGCGCCGAAGAATCGGCGCGTCTCGACGGGGATCGACGCCTTGCGGAACGCGAATGCCGAGCCGCGCAGGATGATGCCGATCGCGGCGAGCGTGAGCGGCATCGCGAGCGTCGACATGATCGGCCCGAACGCGCGCGGGAACGCGGTCCAGAGCACGACGAGGACGAAGATGAGCCACACGTGGTTCGCTTCCCACACCGGCGCGACCGAGTGCTCGATCAATGCGCGCGCGTCGGCACCGCGCTCCGCGCTGCCGGCGAAGAGATCCCAGAACCCGCCGCCGAAGTCGGCGCCCGCGAACAGCGCGTAGAGCGTGATACCGACGAACATCACCACCGCGACGGCGACCGCGAGGCTCACGGTGCTTCTCCGGTCGCGCTCGCTGCGCGCGTGCGACTCGACGCGGGATGGGAGCCGTCGAGGTCGCCTCCTCGCTTCGCTCGCGGCTCGCCACTCTCACGGGAGAGCCGCCGCAGCACGGTGATCGCCCCGACCGTGAGCGCGGTGTACACGACGATCAGCAGGAAGTAGCCGTAGCGCAGTCCCGACGCGGTACTCACCGCGTCGCGCGTGCGCATCAGGTTGTACACGATCCATGGTTGACGACCGACCTCGGTCGTGATCCATCCGCACTCGAGCGCGACGACCGCGGCCGGCCCGGCAACGAGCGCAAGTCGGTAGAACCAACGTGAGCGCGGGAGATCACGCCGCTTGCGCCACGCGAGCATGAGCCAGATGCCGAGCCCGAGCATCGCGGTGCCGATCCCGACCATCGTCTGGAACGCGAACCGCACGACGTTCACGGGCGGTCGGTCCGCGGGCGGCACCGACTCGAGTCCCTGCACGACCGCGTTGGTGTGATGGAACGCGAGGAACGAGAGCGCGTCCGGGATCTCGATCCCGAAGCGGACGTGCCCGTCGGTGTAGAAGCCGCCGATGTGGATCGGTGCGCCGCGCGTCGTCTTGCCGAGCCCTTCCATCGCCGCGAGCTTCACGGGCTGGTGCACCGCGACGTGCCGAGCGGCCCAGTCGCCCGCGACGATCTGCAGCGGCACGACTGCGCACGCGATCGCGAACGGGATGAGGAAACCGATGCGGCGGTAGCGATCGCGCGACCCGCGCAGCA encodes the following:
- a CDS encoding cytochrome ubiquinol oxidase subunit I — its product is MLAAASAPDLLYARQQMALSLGWHIVIACTGMAFPVIAVFAEWRGQRTGDPVYTQLARSWSKALAVLFAIGAVSGTILSFEFGILWPRWMSTYGDVMGLPFAIEGFAFFTEAIFVGIYLYGWDRLPPRVHLWSGIPIGIAGLASAFFVVAANGFMNTPTGFKVVDGKIVSVHPWAAMFNTSLWPEATHMILAAFIVTGFLVAMPHALALLRGSRDRYRRIGFLIPFAIACAVVPLQIVAGDWAARHVAVHQPVKLAAMEGLGKTTRGAPIHIGGFYTDGHVRFGIEIPDALSFLAFHHTNAVVQGLESVPPADRPPVNVVRFAFQTMVGIGTAMLGLGIWLMLAWRKRRDLPRSRWFYRLALVAGPAAVVALECGWITTEVGRQPWIVYNLMRTRDAVSTASGLRYGYFLLIVVYTALTVGAITVLRRLSRESGEPRAKRGGDLDGSHPASSRTRAASATGEAP
- a CDS encoding cytochrome d ubiquinol oxidase subunit II, with amino-acid sequence MSLAVAVAVVMFVGITLYALFAGADFGGGFWDLFAGSAERGADARALIEHSVAPVWEANHVWLIFVLVVLWTAFPRAFGPIMSTLAMPLTLAAIGIILRGSAFAFRKASIPVETRRFFGAVFALSSVLTPFFLGAVVGGVASGRVPATGTGSLLRSWVNPTSMLGGAMAVVVCAFLAAVYLSADAAARGRADLTDYFARRAIGAGVVAGVVAAVGVVVLHADARHLFHHLTGRALPFLLLSVAGGLGTLALVRARQFGIARLSAALAVVAVLWGWAAGQYPYLIVGRLTITAGQGAHATLEALLGAVVVGLLVVAPALAWLLLLTRRGELVEENAHQN